A genomic window from Colletotrichum destructivum chromosome 7, complete sequence includes:
- a CDS encoding Putative amino acid/polyamine transporter I, amino acid permease: MGRDTKPHGDGEGAATAKMSKAQSADQHDDVAINASGHVQELERNFSLLSLAGVGLVVGNVWPAIGGSILVAIFNGGPPGVLYEFVAVSVCYWTVAASIAELASAVPSSAGVYHWASVTPGRRWGRVVGFFAGWWNYLAWVLGAASMASIFGNTVVQMYALNHAGFEAQPWHVFVVYVVATWLACAVVCLANGAMPRINDFGVVAILAGFLITVIVVAVMPGRDGRPPHASSSFVWTEWTADIGYPDGFVFVAGMLNGAFSVGAVDATTHLAEEIPNPQRNVPIALGLQLSIGFVTGFCYLVTIMYAINDYDALFESPYPIAEIYRQATGSAAGATGLLALVLICIGLTLMGLYITCGRTLWALARDGASPRPDVLGKVDRRLGMPMWSTVVSAVLVTVLGAIYVGSTTAFNAFVGSFILLSSSSYLAAILPNLLAGRKRIAYGPFHMRGWIGFAVNGFACAYMLVWFVIYCFPYALPTDAQSMNYACVIWGGLTAFVALWWLLGARKGYEGPTTTGGVVAEMEVGDARHAA; encoded by the coding sequence ATGGGCCGCGACACGAAACCACacggtgacggcgaaggcgctGCCACCGCCAAGATGAGCAAGGCGCAATCGGCCGACcagcacgacgacgtcgccatcAACGCGTCGGGCCACGTCCAGGAGCTCGAGCGGAACTTCAgcctcctctccctcgccggcgtcggcctcgtcgtcggcaacgtctggcccgccatcggcggctcCATCCTCGTAGCCATCTTCAACGGCGGGCCGCCCGGCGTGCTCTACGAGTTCGTCGCCGTATCGGTCTGCTACTGGACCGTGGCCGCCAgcatcgccgagctcgcgAGCGCCGTTccctcgtccgccggcgTCTACCACTGGGCCTCGGTGACGCCCGGCCGCCGATGGggccgcgtcgtcggcttcttcgccggctGGTGGAACTACCTGGCCTgggtcctcggcgccgcgagCATGGCGTCCATCTTCGGCAACACCGTCGTGCAGATGTACGCCCTCAACCACGCCGGGTTCGAGGCGCAGCCGTGGcacgtcttcgtcgtctacgtcgtcgccacctgGCTCGCCTGCGCCGTCGTCTGCCTGGCCAACGGCGCCATGCCGAGGATCAACGActttggcgtcgtcgccatcctggcCGGCTTCCTCatcaccgtcatcgtcgtcgccgtcatgcccggccgcgacgggcggccgccccacgcctcgtcgtcgttcgtcTGGACCGAGTGGACCGCCGACATCGGGTACCCCGACGggttcgtcttcgtcgccggcatgCTCAACGGGGCCTtcagcgtcggcgccgtcgacgccacgACCCACCTGGCGGAGGAGATCCCGAACCCCCAGCGCAACGTgcccatcgccctcggcttGCAGCTGAGCATCGGGTTCGTCACGGGCTTCTGCTATCTCGTCACCATCATGTACGCCATCAACGACTACGACGCCCTCTTCGAGTCCCCATACCCCATCGCCGAGATTTACCGCCAGGCCACCGggtccgccgccggtgcgaccggcctgctcgccctcGTGCTCATCTGCATCGGCCTGACGCTGATGGGGCTGTACATCACCTGCGGACGTACGCTCTGggccctcgcccgcgacggcgcGAGCCCCCGACCCGATGTTCTGGGGAAGGTGGACCGCAGGCTGGGGATGCCGATGTGGTCCACGGTGGTGTCGGCCGTGTTGGTGACGGTGCTCGGGGCCATCTacgtcggcagcaccacgGCCTTCAACGCCTTTGTCGGCAGTTTCATCCTTCTCTCCAGCAGCTCCTATCTCGCCGCCATTCTCCCTAACCTCTTGGCGGGCAGGAAGAGGATCGCCTACGGGCCCTTTCACATGCGGGGGTGGAtcggcttcgccgtcaacggcttcGCCTGCGCGTACATGCTGGTCTGGTTCGTCATCTACTGCTTCCCTTACGCGCTGCCCACGGATGCGCAGTCGATGAACTACGCCTGTGTGATATGGGGAGGTCTCACGGCTTTCGTTGCCCTGTGGTGGTTGTTGGGGGCGAGGAAGGGGTACGAGGGCCCGACGACAACGGGAGGCGTCGTGGCCGAGATGGAAGTCGGTGACGCAAGACATGCTGCGTGA